The bacterium region TTTAGAATTTGGTGAGATCATTATGATGCCCGAGATTAAATTAATAACCAAACAATAAATGAAATTGTTCACGGATCAAGCGTTTCTCAACGCTTTTATTCTCTCCTCCACCGGCGGATGGGTCATAAAAAGCTTGGTCAAAAAACCTTTGGTGCTTCCATGATTTGAAAAAGGATTTGATATGAACAAATGCGCTGTGGCGTGATTTGCGCGCTTCATGGGAGTTCCTTCAGCGGATATTTTTCGGAGAGCAGAAGCCAAAGCATCGGGATAGCGAGTCAAAAGCGCGCCGGAAGCATCCGCCAAAAACTCGCGTTTCCTTGAAATGGCAAGCTGTATTATTGTCGCTATGATAGGGGACAGTATGGCGAGAGCCACACCTATTAAAATCAAGATAAGCTGTATTCTGCCGTCGCGGTTGCCGTTTCCCCTGTTTCCCCCACCCCATATGGTCATTCGCAGGAAAAAGTCGGACAAAAGAGCGACAAAGCCCACAAGCACCACCACAATTGTGGAAACAAGTATGTCGCGATTGCCGATATGCGACAGCTCATGGGCTATCACCCCCTCAAGTTCGCTTCTATCCAGTATGGCGAGAAGTCCCGTGGTTACCGCCACGGCCGAGTTTTCTTTGTTTCTGCCGGTCGCGAAAGCGTTGGGCGATGGGTCTTCAATAATGTAAAGGCGAGGCAGAGGAAGGCCTGCCGTGATGCAAAGATTTTCGGTAATATTCCAAAGTTCTCTGTGACTTTCGCGAGTGGTTGGCTTGGCGCCGGAGATAGCTAAAGCTATTTTATCTGAATACCAATAGCTGAAAACGTTCATAAAGACGCTAAACACAACGGCGATTAAAAGAATTTCCGGCGCGTTGTAGATAAACGAAAAACCCCAGCCGAGAGTGATGATAACAATGAAAAAGCCCGTCATCAAAATCCAGGTTTTTCGTATGTTTGCGTCTTGATGAGTATAAAGGCTAGACATGTTAAAGATGTTATAATGTTCTACTTGTTTTAGATCTCTGCTGTATACTTTTGTCGCGGATTTAATTTCAAGAATAATCGAAAAACTGGGTCATAACTCGCTGGAATCCCGCTATCTTTTTCCCGAAAAATTCAGAAAGAACTACTAATTACGATACTGGCAATAATTATACCCAGTAGAAAATAAATGGCGGGAAATAACAAGCCGAACAGAACTAAAATCAATCCTTTTTCTTTCTTCCTTACAATTTGTACCAACGCCACAATTGAAAGGATAACAATAATCGCAATCCCAGGAAGGACTAACTGGTTTATGAATACAATAAAAGACATCGGAAGAAAACTTCTTCCGAAAAAGGACGCGATAAGCGAAACTGTGAAAATCAAAGAGATAGTAAAGGTGGCTTTTGCAAGACCGTTTGTAGTATTCATTTTATTTAGAATTTCACCTCCACCGGTTGCCTAGCCGCCGATTCTCCCTCCCCGAGCTCAAACAATTCCATTTTGGAAAAATGGAACATTGAGGCGACAACATTTGCAGGAAAACTTTCAATTTTGGTGTTAAGGTCTCGGACATTGGTGTTGTAGAACCTTCTTGCCGCCTGTACCTTGTTTTCAGTATCGGAAAGTTCGCGCTGAAGTTCCAAAAAATTTTGATTGGCTTTCAAATCTGGATAGGCCTCCGCTATGGCGAAAATGGATTTCAAAGCCCCCGTAAGCATATTTTCCGCCTGCGACTTGTCGTGGAGATTGCCCGCTCCCATGGCACGCGCCCTCGCTTCACTTACTTTCTCAAAAGCCGCCGATTCGTGCGTGGCGTATCCTTTGACCGTGTTTACAAGATTAGGAATAAGGTCGTATCGGCGTTTTAACTGAACGTCAATGTCGGCCCATGCCTCTTTGGCGCGATTTACAAGTCGCACAAAACCGTTGTAAGCAAAAACCACCCACAAAGCTAAAATGACTATAATACCAATCGCGATATAAAGTGTCGTGTTCATGTTTTTGAATTAACCTGTGTATACTCCGCCTCAAACGCAAAGTAAAAGAAGAGGTGCTGACAACGGGTAAACTACAAGTTCTCGGCGCGGGAAGCGTGAACGTAAATGTCTCCACCTCCTTTGCGCCACGTCGCTTATAATATGTAATATTATACCGCAAAACGCAAAAAGAGGGAATGCTATTATTCATAACCCATCACACTCTTATTCTCCCTTTACAAAAGGGAGTGGCTCATTCCGATGAGCCGAGGGATTTTTAAATCCTCCGTCACATAAGAATGTGACACCTCCTTTAGAAAAGGAGGAATGAAGCCACTTTCTGATAGGTGTGAGGGGTTACTATTATTCACCTTTTACCGGCAAAGTTACCGTAAATGTGGAACCTTGGCCCGGCGCGCTTTCCAAGGTCAGTTTTCCTTTATGCGCCCTTACTATTTCACGAGAAAGGTAGAGTCCGATGCCAAGCCCGGGAAACGTTTTTTCTCTTTCGCCGGAAGAGCGGAAAAATCTGGTGAATATTTTTCTCTGTTCTTTTTTTTCTATGCCTATGCCGAAGTCCTTTACTTTCACCATAACTTTCCCTCCCTTCCCTGAAACCGTTACCACAACTTGCTCCGCCAACGGGGAATATTTTATAGCGTTGGAAAACAAGTTAACAAGAACCTGTTCCATTCTGTCCGGATCGCCGAAAACCGGTGATTTTACTTTTCCTTCCAACTTGAAAACGTGCCGCGACTTAAATATTGAGTTGGCCTGGTCAACGTTTTTTTTGACAAGTTCGTCAAAGTCAAACATTTCCTTTTTCAGACCAAACTTGCCGAACCCGATTTTTGTCATATCCAAAAGGTCGTTTATGAGCATCACCTGTTTTGAGACCTTTCCCCTGGCCAGTTTAACAAGTCGTACCACTTCTTCGTGGTAGGCGTTTTCGGCATTATCCGCGCCTTCCAGCTTGGACTGAAGTATTTCAAGGTAAAGAGACATGCTTGTAACAGGGGTGTTTAATTCATGGCTCACCATTGACATGAAAAGATTCTTACGGCGTTCTGCTTCTTTGTCGCGAGACACGTCTCGCAACGTTGAAATCACCTTTCCGTTGGGCAAAATCCTGGCCTTTCTTTCAACAACAATGTATTTCCCGTCTTTCCCTTTGATTCTCCTCTCGGTGGTAAGCTTTTTCTTTTTCTTCAGAATTTCATAGTACTTTTTCACTTCTTGCTTGTCTTCAGGATGAACAAGCTCAAAAAGCTTGACTTTGTGGAGATTCGCCCCTTTCAAACCCAAAAGCTTCAAAGCCGCCGAATTTGCGTATAAAATTTCGGTCGTTCTATCGTCCGTGAGCATTACTCCTTCTGAAATTTCTTCCAAAAGGACATTGTAAGACATCGGTAAGTCAAAACGCCACCTTTTTTCGCTTTGTTTCGATTTTTTAAGCTTTTTCCTCATGTTCGTAATGAATCTTGCCATAAAAGTTTATTAATGTATAGTTTAATACGGATCAGGCCTTTGAGAAACAATACCACTCTCGGAGGAAAACGAAATGAAGAAGAACAGAAAACTGTCTGATTTAGTCAGGCGAATAGGAGACGGCCGTATTTCTTTTCGGCTGGCTGAAGAGAGGGATTTACCCATCATCAGAGAGTGGTGGAAAGACCCTTCTTCAAAGTTTTACTTCAACCGACGTAAAACTTTCACGGACAAAGGAAGAATCAAATTGGCCGTCGGCGCGTTAGCGCCACCGATTAATTATCGTCCGAGAGAGGGAAATCGGAATCTCTTTCCGGATGAAATCCCCATGATAGTGGAAGCGGTTTTTTCGGACAGAAAACCCGCCGTGCCTATTGGCATTTTTGTCCTAGAAAAAATTGACTGGGGGAAAGGGGAAGCGTCTTTCAGGATTTTCGTGGACAGCAGATATCGAAGGTTGAAATACGGGTTGGAAATGATGATACTCATTTTTGACTTTGTGTTCACGACACTTGAATTCACGCGCCTTTATGCCTCCACGATCAGCCGGCTCAATGACCGGACTGAAAAGTTCATGATTCAGGTCGGCTTCAGATTAGCCGACCGAATCAAAAAATACGTAAAGCGTGGCGACGAACGCTACGACCTCGTAACTTTTGAAATCTTCCCGCACAGAGCGGAAAGAGTCAGGAACAAGTTCCAAGAGAACCGAGACAGAATTATGCAAAATTATAGGGTCTACTCGCACGAGGGTTCCTTATAAAGAAAGCACAATCCGCAAGCACCCGCGCCCACAAAAATAGGCGCGGTTATTTTTTAATAAAAACAGGCAAAACGCCCGCGGCCTTTGGCCGCGGGCGTTTTCTTTTTATCTCTTCCCCCCTATGTACCCCGCCGATAGTTTTTCAGTAGTCCATCCCCCCCTGCGCTCCTCCCACGGACTTTTCTTCTTTCGGTTCATCCGCGATAGCCACTTCGGTCGTCAAAAGTATGGCCGCGGCAGAGGCCGCGTTCTGCACGCAACTTCTTGTAACTTTCACAGGGTCAATAATCCCCGCCTCTATCATGTCAGACACCATTTGGTCCTTAAGAGCGTCATAACCGCCCGCCCCTTTCATTTTCTTTACTTCAGCAACAATAACGGAACCGTCATCTTTGCCCGCGTTTATGGCAATCTGTTTAAGAGGAGCTTCCAAAGCCCTAAGCATGATTTCGTACCCGACTTGAACTTCTTTGGACAATTTATCGCGTTCTTTGGCAAACCAGTTGCCTACCTTTTCAGCCGCCTTTACAAGAGCCGTTCCTCCACCCGCCACGATACCCTCTTCAATGGCCGCTTTCGTGGCGTTGACAGCGTCCTCAATTTTAAGCTTCAAATACTTCATCTCGGTCTCAGTGGCGGCCCCCACTCGTATAACGGCCACACCACCGGTCATTTTGGCGATACGTTCATCTATTTTTTCAATATCGTATTTTGAATCCGTCATTTCCTTCTGTTTTCTAAGCTGAGCCACGCGAGCTTCTATTTCTCCTTTTTTACCTTTACCGCCGACAATCACAGTGTTGTCTTTTGTAGAAACGACCTTATTGGCCTTCCCCAAAACTGACAAATCGGCTTTTTCAAACGTAAGTCCGACTTCTTCTGAAATAACGGTGGCGCCGACCATAACGGCGATGTCCTGCAAAATTTCCTTTCGCTTGTCGCCAAAACCCGGCGCCTTTACAGCCAGAACATTAAATCCGCCCCGCAACTTGTTTAACACAAAAGTCGTAAGCGCTTCCCCTTCAACTTCCTCGGCAATCAAAACCAAATCCTTTTTGCCGGCAGTGGCCATTTTTTCAAGAAACGGTAAAATGTCTTTGATTGAGGAAACTTTTTTGTCCGTAATGGCAATAGCGGCATCACTATGCTCCGCCTCCATTCTTTCAGCGTTGGTTATCATATAAGGAGAGACGTAGCCCTTGTCAAACTGCATACCTTGAACAACTTCCGATTCAATACCGAACGATTGAGATTCTTCCACCGTCACCACACCGTCTTTGCCCACCTTATTTATCGTCTCAGCGATAGTTTTGCCCAACTCCTCCGACTCGGCGGAAATGGCGGCAACTTGTTTGATTTCGTCTTTGCTTTTCTCCGGTATCGGCTTTGAAAGTTCTTTTAAAGCTTCTACGGTTTTTTCAGCCGCTTTTTCAATACCGTGACGAACTCCCATAGGGTTTACTCCCATGGTCGTAAGACGCATCCCTTCAGAAACAAGAGCTTGCGTCAAAACGGTGGCAGTCGTTGTTCCATCCCCCGCTACGTCGTTTGTTTTAGAAGCCACCTCCTTTATTATTTCAGCCCCCATGTTTTCAAACTTGTCCTTCAGGGTTATTTCTTTTGCTATTGAGACCCCATCATTGGTTATGGTCGGCGCGCCGTATGATTTTTCCAAAACCACGTTTCTGCCCCTCGGACCCAAAGTAACCTTAACCGCGTCCGCGACGGCGTCAACTCCCCTTTTAAGCGCCTTTCGGGCATCTTCATTGTATAAAATTTGTTTAGACATAGCGTGTAGCGTGTAGCGTGTAGCGTGTAGCGTCAAAATCGTGTAGCGCGAAGCGTATAGCGTGAAGCGTGTAGCGTATAGCGTGAAGCGTCAGAGTATTTCTTTTCCGGCGTTACACGTTACATGCTACACGTTTTAGATTATGGCGTTACAAGTTATACGTTACGCGTTATACTTATTTTATGATTGCTAATATATTACTCGCGGAAACAACCTGATATTCTTCATTATCCACTTTAAGAAAGTCTCCCCACTGAAAAAGAACAATGTCTCCCTTTTTGACTTTTACAGGAACAAGTTTTCCGTCTTCGTATTTGCCTTCTCCTACGGAAACCACCTCACCCTGTTTTGTCTCTCGGCCATCTGATGCCGACTCTGGAATAAATATTCCGGAAGCTGTCTTCTTTTCAGCGTCCTCTTTTTTCTCTTTTACAAGAACGCGATCTCCTATCGGTATGATGTTTACGGTGCCACTCTTTGATGATTTAGCCATAGTTTTTAGTTAGCTTATAAAACTGAAACCAAAGCCGTTAAAACGGCTTTGTCTAATAATAATACAGTTAAATACTCCAATCTGCAATAGGCGTAAAAGTAACCCCTCACACTCTTAATTCTCCATTTTCTAAAGGGAGTGGCTCATTCCGATGAGCTGAGGGATTTATTCTCCCTTTCGTAAAGGGAGTACCCGAGTCGGCGAGGGGGAGGGATTTTTAAATCCTCCGTCACATAAGAATGTGACACCTCCTTTAAAAAGGAGGAATAAAGACACTTTCTGATAAGTGTGAGGGGTTACGCGTAAAACGCCTAATACTGCAGTATTAGGCGTTTACACGAACCCACTTCACCGACACAAACTGAAAAAGTAGTCAAAGACACGCAAACAACTTAGTGTCGGAGAGGACTAATACAAAAGTTGCATTTTTGAGCGACTTTTGGTATCCTTTAATAAATGGATGCTATTTTGCCGATAGTTCAGATAATATTGGCCGTGGCGCTTGTTATTGCCATTTTGCTCCAACAGACCGGAGCGGGATTGGGTGGCGCTTTCGGCGGTACTGATACCGGCGGCGGTTTTAACACTCGTCGCGGGTTTGAAAAAATTTTATTTCGCGCCACAATTATTTTGGCTTTTCTTTTTGTTTTTTCAGCTCTGTTTGCGTTTTTTATGCAGTAGAGCAGACACCTAATCCAGTCGCAAATTTTTTCGCGTAATTTTGCGAAATGATTTGTGCACTGTCGCATGAAGGAACTACTATCCGTGAAAGAGAAAATTAAACAACTTTTCAAAAAGCAATGGACGGTTTCCCCGATAAAAAATGCCGAAACGGCCGTAAAGGGATTCTCGCATCTTGAGCGTCTTATTTTTTATGCTTTGCTTTTAATTTGCGCGGGAGCGTCTTTCTTTCTTCTATCGCATGTAAACACGGCATATCTCGTGGAAATACCGAAATTCGGCGGAACTTTAACGGAAGGCGTGGTTGGTTCCCCTCGCTTTATAAACCCTATTTTGGCCATAAGTGATGCCGACCGAGACCTTACCGCCCTTATTTATTCCGGACTTTTAAAACCGGAAGGCGACGGAACCTTAACTGTAAACTTGGCTAAAGAATACAACGTGTCAGAAGACGGACTTGTCTACACTTTCATATTGCGCGAAGATGCCTATTTTCACGACGGAAAACCCGTAACGGCGGACGACGTGATTTTCACAGTGGAGCTGGCTAAAGACCCTTTCTTAAAAAGTCCGAAACGCGCCAACTGGGAAGGCGTAACAGTGGAAAAAGTGAACGACTACGAAGTTCGTTTTATACTACGCCAACCGTATTCTCCTTTTCTTGAAAATACCACCATTGGTATTTTACCCAAACATATTTGGAAAGACGCCGAAATAGAACAGTTTCCTTTCAGTCAGTTTAACGTGGAGCCGATAGGTTCCGGCCCGTATAAGGTCAAAAAAATAAAAAGAAGCAACGCCGGAGTTCCCACCTACTACCACCTGACATCTTTCAAGGACTATGCTTCGGGAGAGCCATTTATTGAAAATCTTATTATCCGATTTTACGGTTCGGAAAAATCTCTCATTGAAAGTTACGCGAGAAAAGACATAGAGAGCATGAGCGCCATATCGCCCGAAGATAGCGCCAAACTGGAAATAGCCGGCGCAAACATCGTTTCCGCTTCGTTGCCTCGCGTCTTTGGAGTGTTTTTCAACCAAAACCAGGCGACGATTCTTTCGGAAAAAGCGGTAAGAGAAGCGCTGGATACCGCCTTAGACAAACAAGCGATAGTAACCGAGGTTCTGAAAGGTTACGGAAGTCCTTTAAACGGTCCCATACCTAAAGACATGATAAAAATAAACAGCGAGACCCAGACACAAGAAAAAACCGAGGGGGAAGAGGCGCAAACGGTTGAAGAAAGTCCGACGGAGAAGGCCCTGAAAATTTTTGAAAAAGCCGGTTGGGAAATAAACGAGGAAACGGGGCTGTTGGAAAAAAAAGTCAAAGAGGAAACACAGACCTTGTCTTTTTCTTTATCTACGTCAAACGCTCCTGAACTCAAACACGCAGCGGAAATGATACAGGAAATGTGGAAAGCGGTCGGCGTGGAAGTTTCCGTAAATATTTTTGAGTCCGGAGATTTAAATCAAAATGTTATCCGGCCCAGAAAATATGATGCTCTTCTTTTCGGAGAAGTGGTGGGAAGGGATCTTGATCTTTTCGCTTTTTGGCACTCTTCACAGAGAAACGACCCGGGACTGAATATCGCCCTTTACGCGAACATAACGGCTGACAAACTTCTGGATGAGGTCAGAACAATAAACGACAGCGATTTGAGAGCGGAAAAATATCTGGCCTTTGAAAAAGAAGTGGTGAATGACCTGCCGGCCTCTTTTCTCTATTCGCCGGATTTTCTGTATGTTGTTCCCGCCAAAGTAAAAAATATGGACATCGGACAAATAGCCGTCCCTCACGAACGTTTTGCGTCAATAAAAAACTGGTATATAGAAACGGAAAAGGTCTGGAAAGTTTTCGTTCCCGAATCAATTACAACTCGGTTTTAACATTATTATTAACCAAAAAATATTTTCCGCTTTAAAAATTACGGAACATATTTGAGCGGCTTTGCCGTGATATAGAAGAACGCAATGGAAAAAAACACAAACATAAGACGAGGAGGTTCTCACGCCCCGAACCCAAAAGAGAGGCGTTTTTATAGTAGGACAAAAAATACGGCAGTCGTGAGATTTGAAAGCAACACTTCTCAAAAGTCCGTATCCGTTTCGCCCAGAAACCCCTACGGACCCGTTCCACCAAAGAAAAGATTGCCTCATACGTATTCCACCTCTAACTCCCCAAGCCCCCGAAAGAGGATGCCTGAAAAGCGTCTCGGCCATAAAAGAGCTTTTGGAGGCCACGTCTCCTCAAAACAGAAGACGGTAATCCCTCCCGTGCCGGCAAACGCCATCCGCATCATACCTTTAGGTGGCGTTGAAGAGATAGGAAAAAATATGACGGTTATAGAGGTCGGGGGCGATATTATAGTCATAGACGCCGGTTTTCAGTTTACAAGCGAAGACACGCCGGGAATTGACTACATTCTCCCCAATACACGCTACCTTGAAGAAAGAAAAGACCGAGTAAAAGCGGTGTTTATAACCCACGGACACCTTGACCACATAGGCGGTGTTCCTTACATTTTGTCGCGGATAGGGAACCCGCCCATTTACAGCCGACAGTTCGGTTCTATAATGCTCAAAAAAAGGCAAGAGGAATTCCCTCACTTGCCCGCTTTGGATATCCGCACCATAGACGGCAACGAGACAATCACCATAAGCGAAAACTTGAAAGTTGAAACATTTCCGATTTCACACACAATACCCGATTCCATGGGCCTTATCATCAAAACCCCTATCGGTAATATTGTTTTCATAGAAGACGTCCGCGTTGACAACATAGACGGAAAAGTTACGGAGGAGGAAGAGGAACAATACAAGAGATTCAAAGACATGGACGTTCTTCTTCTGACCATGGATTCAACAAGCATAGAAAAACAGGGATTTTCACTTTCCGAACAGACAGTGATACAGAACATAGAGAAAATTATTCGCGACACGAAATCGCGGCTCATTGTTGCCACTTTCGCCTCTCAAGTTGAAAGAATTATCGCCATAATAAACGCCTGCAGAAAACTCAACAAGAAAATCGCCGTTGAAGGAAGAAGCATGAAAAACAACCTGGAAATAATAAAGCACCTGAAACTTGTTGATACTGAAAACGTAGTGATACCGATTGAAGAAATAGAAAACTACCCGCCAGACAGGATAGTTATGATAGTAACGGGAGCGCAAGGGGAAGAGTTCGCGGCCCTTATGCGCATAGCCAGCAAATCCCATAAGCACGTAAAACTCAGAGAGACCGATACCATACTTCTCTCGTCTTCCATAATACCCACCAACTACAAAGCCGTCGTGAAGCTCAAAGACAACCTGTACAGAACATCGGCCAGAGTCATAACGTATCTGGACTCCGACGTGCACGCTTCCGGACACGGCAACCGAGAGGAGTTGAAATGGATACACGAGAGGATAAATTACAAATTCTTTATGCCACTACACGGACATCACTTCATGCTTCGCCAACACGCGGAACTGGCCCGAACACTTGGCACCCCTGCCGAAAACATTGTTGTACCGGACAACGGCAGTATCATAGAGATAACCGATAACGGTAAAAAAATATCTTTACTGAAAGACAAAGCGCCGGCAAGTCCCGTAATGGTTGACGGATTTTCCATTGGTGATGTCCAAGAAGTCGTATTAAGAGACCGAGTCATGCTCGCACAGGACGGAATGTTTGTAATCATTGCCAGTTTAAACACAACCACCGGCAAGTTACGAAAGTCGCCGGATATCATATCTCGCGGTTTTGTATATCTTCGCGAGTCCCAAGACCTTTTGGAAGAAACTCGTCTAATCATAAAGAAAACCGTTGAAGAAACATCCGCCGGAATGAACCCTATTAACTTTGACTTCGTAAAGACAGCCCTGACCGACAATATTAGCAGATATCTTTTCCAGAAGACGGCAAAGAGACCGATAGTGATACCTGTACTGCTCGGGATATAGCAGTCCGGTTAAAATATCCTGAATTACGAAAAACGGGAAGCCCCGCAAAGAAAGTCGCAAAAAAGTGACTAAGACCGGGCAAACGCCCTTGGAGTGGTCACTTTTTTGCGACTTTCTTTGCGGGGGAGGGTTCCGCGAGGCCAAGTCAAAAGCGGACATTTCGTAATTCAAAGAAAATAGAGTAAAATAACAGACATGCGCCAACGTGCCATTACCTCTCTCTACGCTTTAGCGTTTCTATTTACAATCCACTTCAGCATAAGCGTATATATCAACTCTTCTTTTTTGGGGACGATACTGCCTACAAAGTTTGTAGGTATTGTTTATACTCTCGGCTCGCTTTTTACTATTGTCGCTTTTTTCGGAATTCCTAAGATACTGCGCGAAGCCGGCGACTACAAGACAACAATGCGTCTTTTGACGCTACTTTTACTGTCCCTTGTTGCCATTATTATATTCAAAAACCCGATAATCGTCGTCGCCGCTTTTATCGTAAACGTTGTCGCCGTATCTCTCGTGTATTTCAACATAGACGTAATCTTGGAAAATTTTACAACCAACAAAGAAACAGGCAAAGTAAGAGGCTCTTTTCTTACGGCCTCAAACATCGCTTGGGTTATGGCACCTCTTTTGGCAAGTTTGATTTTAGCCGACACGGAAATATATCGCCGTGTATATATTGTCGCCGCCCTGCTCCTTCTACCGACACTTTATATTTTAAGACGCAACTTCAAGGACTTCAAAGACCCCACTTACAGAAGCATCTCTTTGCTTTCAGCCATTAAAGGCCTTTTGGTAAACAAAAACTTGCGACTTATTTGTCTTTCCATGTTTATACTGCACTTTTTTTTCTCATGGATGGTTATATACATGCCGATATATTTGCATGAATACATCGGATTTAACTGGAGAGAAATAGGTATTATGCTTTCTATCGCCCTTTTACCCTATGTTGTTCTGGAGCTTCCGCTTGGAAAATTGGCCGATACCCGTTGGGGAGAAAAAGAAATTTTGTCTATCGGGTTTGCGATATCGGCGCTTGGCGCGGCCGGCGTATTTTTTATAGAAGGAGGCGACTTTTTTACATGGACAGCGATTCTTGTGGTTACTCGTATCGGCGCCAGCATGGTGGAAATAATGAGTGAGACGTATTTCTTTAAGGTCGTGGACGCGGCTCAAATAGACGTGCTTAGCTTTTTCCGAATGATGAGGCCGTTTGCATATATCGTAGGACCTCTAAGTGGGACACTGCTTCTCTTGTTTGTATCTTACAAAACCTTGTTTTTGATTTTGGGAGCAATTACTCTGTACGGTCTCCGATACAGTTTGGCGCTTAAGGACACTAAATAACTTTGAATTACGAAACACCTGCTTCCCCCCCACGAGGGAAAGCTCCCAAAAAAGTGACCGCTCCAAGGGCGCTTGCCTAGGGCTCAGTCACTTTTTCGTGACTTTCCTCGTGGGGGGCCGCCTGCCATATTTCTTAATTCAAACTATCTTTCAATGACCGCAAAAAAACCGCTAAATGTAAGCGGTTTTTTTGTTTCCTATTCTTCTTCCGATAACTCCTCGCCGTCCGGAATCATCATCTCCTTGTCCTCAAGAATATTTTTATGAAGACCGTCTTCACAGTTACATTCAGTAAGATGCTCGCCGTGTTTGGAACAACTTTCCATTTGACATACGCCCGCCGTGGGGCTTTCCCCGCCACATTCTCCCGTGCAAATATAATGCTGCATGGTGTTTTTAAAACGCTTAATTTATAAAACTAAAATTATCTTATGACCCCTCTTTCTCTTAAGAATTTCCCTATGGCCTCCTTGTCCATATCTGCCAAAATTTCTCCGTCCACCTCAAGTGTCGGGGTCTTACCTTGGCCGGATTTGGCGACCAGTTCTTTTCGGTAGTCCTCATTGCCG contains the following coding sequences:
- a CDS encoding ABC transporter substrate-binding protein, whose translation is MKELLSVKEKIKQLFKKQWTVSPIKNAETAVKGFSHLERLIFYALLLICAGASFFLLSHVNTAYLVEIPKFGGTLTEGVVGSPRFINPILAISDADRDLTALIYSGLLKPEGDGTLTVNLAKEYNVSEDGLVYTFILREDAYFHDGKPVTADDVIFTVELAKDPFLKSPKRANWEGVTVEKVNDYEVRFILRQPYSPFLENTTIGILPKHIWKDAEIEQFPFSQFNVEPIGSGPYKVKKIKRSNAGVPTYYHLTSFKDYASGEPFIENLIIRFYGSEKSLIESYARKDIESMSAISPEDSAKLEIAGANIVSASLPRVFGVFFNQNQATILSEKAVREALDTALDKQAIVTEVLKGYGSPLNGPIPKDMIKINSETQTQEKTEGEEAQTVEESPTEKALKIFEKAGWEINEETGLLEKKVKEETQTLSFSLSTSNAPELKHAAEMIQEMWKAVGVEVSVNIFESGDLNQNVIRPRKYDALLFGEVVGRDLDLFAFWHSSQRNDPGLNIALYANITADKLLDEVRTINDSDLRAEKYLAFEKEVVNDLPASFLYSPDFLYVVPAKVKNMDIGQIAVPHERFASIKNWYIETEKVWKVFVPESITTRF
- a CDS encoding ribonuclease J gives rise to the protein MEKNTNIRRGGSHAPNPKERRFYSRTKNTAVVRFESNTSQKSVSVSPRNPYGPVPPKKRLPHTYSTSNSPSPRKRMPEKRLGHKRAFGGHVSSKQKTVIPPVPANAIRIIPLGGVEEIGKNMTVIEVGGDIIVIDAGFQFTSEDTPGIDYILPNTRYLEERKDRVKAVFITHGHLDHIGGVPYILSRIGNPPIYSRQFGSIMLKKRQEEFPHLPALDIRTIDGNETITISENLKVETFPISHTIPDSMGLIIKTPIGNIVFIEDVRVDNIDGKVTEEEEEQYKRFKDMDVLLLTMDSTSIEKQGFSLSEQTVIQNIEKIIRDTKSRLIVATFASQVERIIAIINACRKLNKKIAVEGRSMKNNLEIIKHLKLVDTENVVIPIEEIENYPPDRIVMIVTGAQGEEFAALMRIASKSHKHVKLRETDTILLSSSIIPTNYKAVVKLKDNLYRTSARVITYLDSDVHASGHGNREELKWIHERINYKFFMPLHGHHFMLRQHAELARTLGTPAENIVVPDNGSIIEITDNGKKISLLKDKAPASPVMVDGFSIGDVQEVVLRDRVMLAQDGMFVIIASLNTTTGKLRKSPDIISRGFVYLRESQDLLEETRLIIKKTVEETSAGMNPINFDFVKTALTDNISRYLFQKTAKRPIVIPVLLGI
- a CDS encoding MFS transporter; this translates as MRQRAITSLYALAFLFTIHFSISVYINSSFLGTILPTKFVGIVYTLGSLFTIVAFFGIPKILREAGDYKTTMRLLTLLLLSLVAIIIFKNPIIVVAAFIVNVVAVSLVYFNIDVILENFTTNKETGKVRGSFLTASNIAWVMAPLLASLILADTEIYRRVYIVAALLLLPTLYILRRNFKDFKDPTYRSISLLSAIKGLLVNKNLRLICLSMFILHFFFSWMVIYMPIYLHEYIGFNWREIGIMLSIALLPYVVLELPLGKLADTRWGEKEILSIGFAISALGAAGVFFIEGGDFFTWTAILVVTRIGASMVEIMSETYFFKVVDAAQIDVLSFFRMMRPFAYIVGPLSGTLLLLFVSYKTLFLILGAITLYGLRYSLALKDTK
- a CDS encoding glutaredoxin domain-containing protein, which produces MIIMYTKTGCPWCNEARTFLKEKRVDFEEREVLGNEDYRKELVAKSGQGKTPTLEVDGEILADMDKEAIGKFLRERGVIR